One window of Medicago truncatula cultivar Jemalong A17 chromosome 2, MtrunA17r5.0-ANR, whole genome shotgun sequence genomic DNA carries:
- the LOC11421901 gene encoding uncharacterized protein produces MDNCLSSCCCVDNLFKRKQFRSRPIDTTFKLPVAPNAWPPGSGFANGIIDLGGLQVSQVSTFNKVWATYDGGPDNQGATIFEPTGIPQGFSMLGCYSQPNNKPLFGYVLVAKDVSSSTTNSTLKKPIDYTLVLNTSTIKVNQDTTCYIWLPIAPDGYKALGHVVTATQDKPSLDKIMCVRSDLTDQCESSSWIWGSNDFNFYDVRPINRGTQAPGVHVGAFVAQNGGTNIPPSISCLKNLNSISKIMPNLVQIDAILKVYSPLMYLHPDEEYLPSSVNWFFSNGALLYKKGEESNPVPIAQNGINLPQDPNNDGIYWLDLPSDDANKERVKKGNLQSAESYVHVKPMLGGTFTDIAMWIFYPFNGPGRAKVKFINVKLGKIGEHIGDWEHVTLRVSNLDGKLWHLYFSQHSKGEWIDSSQLEFQSNRPVFYSSLHGHASYPHEGLVLQGKNGIGIRNDSAKSEMILDLTKFVLISADYLGSFVIEPPWLHYFRKWGPKIDYNIDEELRKVEKILPGKLKDIFENIIRSLPEEVLGEEGPTGPKLKNNWSGDEV; encoded by the exons ATGGATAATTGTCTTTCTTCATGTTGTTGTGTAGATAATCTCTTCAAGAGAAAGCAATTCCGATCCCGTCCCATTGACACCACATTCAAGCTTCCTGTTGCTCCAAATGCTTGGCCACCAG GTAGTGGTTTTGCAAATGGAATCATTGATCTAGGTGGACTTCAAGTGTCACAAGTATCAACATTTAACAAAGTTTGGGCCACCTATGATGGTGGACCAGATAATCAAGGTGCCACAATATTTGAACCAACAGGTATACCTCAAGGATTCTCTATGTTGGGTTGCTACAGCCAACCTAACAACAAACCTCTTTTTGGATATGTTCTTGTGGCAAAGGATGTTTCTTCAAGTACTACTAATAGCACTTTAAAGAAACCAATTGATTATACACTTGTATTGAACACATCAACTATTAAGGTTAATCAAGATACCACATGTTATATTTGGTTACCAATAGCACCTGATGGTTACAAAGCTTTAGGCCATGTTGTCACCGCAACACAAGATAAACCTTCCCTTGACAAAATCATGTGTGTCAGATCAGACCTCACAGACCAATGCGAGTCTTCTTCGTGGATCTGGGGATCAAACGACTTCAATTTTTATGATGTTAGACCGATCAATAGAGGAACTCAAGCTCCCGGTGTTCACGTTGGCGCCTTTGTTGCACAAAATGGTGGGACTAATATCCCTCCATCTATTTCATGTTTGAAAAATCTCAATTCAATTTCCAAAATCATGCCAAATCTAGTACAAATTGATGCAATACTCAAAGTTTACTCTCCATTGATGTACTTACATCCTGATGAAGAATACTTACCTTCCTCGGTTAATTGGTTTTTCTCCAATGGAGCATTACTATACAAAAAAGGTGAAGAGTCAAATCCTGTTCCAATAGCACAAAATGGTATTAACCTTCCTCAGGATCCTAACAATGATGGTATCTATTGGCTTGACCTACCATCTGATGATGCAAACAAAGAGAGggtaaaaaaaggaaatttacaAAGTGCAGAATCTTATGTACATGTGAAACCAATGCTTGGAGGAACCTTCACAGATATTGCCATGTGGATTTTTTACCCTTTTAATGGACCAGGAAGAGCAAAAGTGAAGTTTATAAATGTTAAATTAGGGAAAATAGGTGAACATATTGGTGATTGGGAGCATGTGACATTAAGGGTAAGTAATTTGGATGGTAAATTATGGCATTTATATTTCTCACAACATAGTAAAGGTGAATGGATTGATTCTTCTCAGCTTGAGTTTCAATCAAATAGACCTGTTTTTTATTCTTCATTGCATGGTCATGCATCATATCCACATGAAGGACTAGTTCTTCAAGGGAAAAATGGAATAGGTATTAGAAATGATAGTGCTAAGAGTGAAATGATTTTGGATTTGACAAAATTTGTATTGATTTCTGCTGATTATTTAGGGTCTTTTGTTATAGAGCCACCTTGGTTGCACTATTTTAGGAAATGGGGtccaaaaattgattataatatAGATGAGGAGTTGAGGAAAGTGGAGAAGATATTGCCAGGGAAActaaaagatatttttgaaaatattattaggAGTTTACCAGAAGAAGTGCTGGGAGAGGAAGGACCCACAGGTCCAAAGCTGAAGAATAATTGGAGTGGAGATGAAGTTTGA